One genomic window of Rhipicephalus microplus isolate Deutch F79 unplaced genomic scaffold, USDA_Rmic scaffold_22, whole genome shotgun sequence includes the following:
- the LOC142786327 gene encoding uncharacterized protein LOC142786327, which yields MTAGRCARLTGMDKRMDLYRRIRRLLNTDVMKRAALSLVKNRNENVSRETCMRLYRKMLQFQQGTRPPKNSQMQGRSLTKAIAKYAQPLHRPMLPSLAAYKHQ from the exons ATGACTGCGGGGCGATGTGCCCGTCTGACAGGAATGGACAAGCGCATGGACCTGTACCGGCGCATCAGACGCCTCCTCAACACAGATGTCATGAAGCGTGCCGCCCTTTCGCTGGTCAAG AACCGGAACGAGAATGTGAGCCGGGAGACGTGCATGAGGCTGTACCGCAAGATGCTGCAGTTTCAGCAGGGCACTCGCCCACCGAAAAATTCTCAGATGCAAGGCCGTTCCCTGACCAAGGCCATCGCCAAGTACGCGCAGCCCCTGCATCGACCCATGCTGCCCAGCCTGGCTGCCTACAAGCACCAGTAG